The sequence below is a genomic window from Callithrix jacchus isolate 240 chromosome 16, calJac240_pri, whole genome shotgun sequence.
ctgggattacaggcatgagccaccaggtcaGGACTAAGTGACATTTCTGAGGGAGAAGTGATAGTGTTTAATGGCCACTTCCACAAGAAGTAAGAAAGGAGAGGTGGAGGATGAATCTAAGATTGGTTGAATGAAACAAGTATGTGGTAGCCTGCCTTTGCTACAAAGGAATCCCATTTTGGATCAATCAGACAGTTGGAAATAGCTACCTCATGTTTGGTCAAATGTTCTCAGGGCTGAGAATACGGGTTATGAGAGTCTTTAATATGGAAGCAATGGGAATTTCACTTGTATGAGGATGTAAATTGGTAAATGGACCAAAGACATAAACAGAGTGACATAGACATGTTTAAGTAGCACCTAGAGAAGAAATAAGCTAAGGAGACTAAACGGAGATAGCAGAGGTAACAACTGCAGTCTTGACTACTCTAAATCCTCAGATGTTCCATGAGGTGTTCAAGAACTGAAAAAGTAAGCATAGATCCATTATTGGACTGATAAAACATATATTTGCCACCTATCTAGAGCATTCCAAACACCTAGTAAAAATCTAGAAAGCCTGTTATCAAATGATCTGATTAACTTAAATAAACATAAACCTAGGTAAGGCACTGATCCCTAGATCCAAGAACACCAGAAGTCTTTAGTACTTGAATTTTTTTGTCCTGGTTCATCCACTAATTTGAGCCAATCATTTAACGTCTACAAActgtttttctcctcttaatAAAAGAAAAGCTATGGAGGCTGGGATTGTCAGAAGACATTGTAGGTTGCTTTCAGCTCTAAAATCTAAAGTCTCCAGAGACCCAAGCCATTCTGAGATGGAAATCTTAAATAGACTCAAGAGCAAATGCTGAAGTAATGATTCCTCCTTTCCAGTGTCATCCTTCCCCCTTCCTCAATGATTACTGATTGGGATCCCCAAAAGTATATAGGAGGCATCGAATACTTCTCTAGTTCCTGTCATGAGTGCAGGTGATTGTCACCCATTCACTCTGAATGTTGCCTGACATCATATTGGTGGAATGGCATTCATGTGTACCCCACCCAGAAGAGCCTCTCCTTCAGTACCTTTGCAGTGGCTCACCAGGCACCTGAAACTCCCCTACATCCCAATGGAATGCCATAAGCTTTCTTCAGGTAGTTATGTTAAATGAATCTGGGTTCTCTGAGGAACTCTGTAAAGTTCAGTACACATTCAAGGACTCGGGagttaaagacttttttttttctcccagaattttaaagaaagaaaaaagtaacaagataaagaaatatttactttaaaaaaaaaaaacctgatgacTGTTTTGCAAGGGGCATGTATGTTACACTATATAATCAAGTAAAACTAGTTGAGGGATGGCTCAGGAATTGGATAACCCGTATCTGTCTCTTTTGCTTGATTATTGCAaaagtgtgccaggcactgtgctggttTCTGgagttatattttttttaaaaaaggataaataaaagacaattccTGTAAAGCCGTTGCTGATTTTCGTGGCCGCACGCAGGAAACTGCAGTACGCAATCTTTCAGAATGGCAGgtgggtatttcttttcttttcttttcttttttttttgagacggagtttcactcttgttgcccaagctagagtgaaatggcgcgatctcggctcatcgaaacctccgcctcccgggttcaagcgattctcctgcctcagccgcccgagtagctgggattacaggacgggcatgaaccaccaagaccggctaattttgtatttttagtagagacggagtttctccatgttggtcaggctgatgtcgaactactgacttcaggtgatccgcccgcctcgaacTCCCAAggggcattataggcatgagcaactgcgcccGCCTGCAGGTGAGTATTTCTTTAAGGACTGGGCTGGAGGCCTTCGGCTCCGACTAAAACACTCACAGAAAACCTGCTCTTCCTGGTCACTGCGATCGCACCTAGGGCACAGAGAACAGCTGGTTTCCGGGTCCCGCCCAACCTGTGACTCCGCCCCTGGGTCCGCCACTCTCCCGGCAGGCGCCGCGCGCGCTCATTGCCTCGCCTCTCAGGCTGTGCCCCGCCTCTTGTGGCGCCGGAGAGATGGCGGAGCTGGACATTGGGCAGCACTGTCAGGTGGAGCACTGCCGGCAGCGAGGTGATCGGAGAGCTCCCAGCCCGCATCCCCGGCCGCGGGAGACAGGGGCTCCGCTTTGGCTCCGCGGATGGTGGCGGCGGGTGAGGGGAGGCCACAAGGCTGGGCAGAGCCTGAGGAGCGGGGTGGGAGCGTTTCTTCTGGGTCTGCAGTGAGATCTGttggtgtgtgtggtttttttggcCGTAAACCTTTGAAATGACATGTGGTCTCCTTGGAAAGGAGCCATGCAATTCCTGAAAACGTACCTTGCAGTGTTCGTTTTGGTTTTCGAGTGTGCTGTGTCCGAGATGTGCACAGAGCCCACTGCTGGGTCGCGTGGTGCACACTTACTCTGCTGAGCGCGGGGATGGGGACGCATAGGGCTGGTCTGGGGGAGTTCTCCTTTGGCTTTTCCACTGCGACCTACAGCCAGCCACTTTCCCAAACTTTTTGTTTACTTACCTGTTACTTAGTTGTCAGAAGGAGCTGGGCGAGATCAACTCTCCCAACTAGTGTTCCGGTGCAGGTGTGTCCCGCAGAAGGCCATtcctttgcttattattttttgaacaaACATTTACAGATCATTGATTTTGGTTCTTGGACCACATAAGGGTGTAAACTAGCCTTTTACACAGAAGACCGTTCCAACTAGTAAGCTGCATTTAGAGATAATTAATTATATGGCGGTGGGCTCTCCCCATCGCACTGAGAGACCTTGGGATATACCTAGTCCAAGGTAATGTGGCACTGGTTTCAGTATGTCATACACCTGGAAAAGGCAAGTTTTTGAAGCATTAGAACCCCACAGACTGTTCGGTCATTTGTACTAGTTTTCACTCCAAGTGTGTGTCATATATAATGACACACACTACATAAGTTAGCAAACAGGTTTCATCTCCCATTGCAACTCCAGTCATTGATATCAAGTGCCTGAATCACTGTGTCAAGGACTCTGAGGTTTAGCCCAGTTTCATAGTGATGTCTGCTGTGGACATGTGTGATAGGACAAGTGACACAATCCCTGCAAGGTTCTTCTTAGCCCTCTATATATGTATCTTTCACTACTGGCTGTAATCACAATCCGTGTGATTCAGAGTGACTTTTTTCATGTAGAAGCTTAGCCATGTGGGTTTCGATGTAATTTATGTGTATCTGGTATGCTTGATCCCCCGCTAGAGAGTCCAATACACATTATTTGCCGTTCATGACATGGCTCATTTTCCTTTCTAGCTATATATGTGTTTAGTGTCAATAACTGAGATGAGGCCAGGCCTATCTGTTTGGGACTAGTGGAAAGCAGTTAAGATTTAGACTACATCAAGTATATATCTTAAATTTTATCTACCTTCTGGAGGGATTTAAGGATGGTATCAGATGCTGAAATATTGTCTTGACTTAACTCTTTCCCCTGGGTCCTTCTAGTTTGTGTCTAATACTTTATTATCAAAAGTCTCAAAATAGTAAGCATCTCTATCCTGTCACTACAGTattgttctttgtttgtttgttttgttttgagatgaagtctggttctgttgcccagactggagttcagtggcgcaatctcagctcactgtagcctccacctcctgaattcaagtgattctcctgcctcagccacctgagtagctgggatttacaggcatgcaccaccacgcccagctaatttttttgtgttttgttttagtagagatggggtttctctatgttggccaggctggtcttgaactcttgacctcaggtgattcgcctgcctcagcttcccaaagtgctggcattacaggcatgagccaccatgcccagcccctggcaaTATTGTTCTGAGTTGAGTATACTCAAAAGAAGTtaattgtattattcttattaaTTATAGTTACCATATTACTATTCTAATCTTTTACATATATCTCATTTGGTTTTTGTAATTACCTTGTGAGGTCAGTGTGACATACAGcacagatacagatatagatatactgacacatgcatacacacacatatacatatatacacaggaaAGATGTGCTCATATGTTTATATCTATTTGTCTCTGTAGCTACCtgtatctttctatttttgttactCAATAAGAGCTTTTGTTTTGTATATGTTcctttacatacatatatagaaacacacacatatactttatATAAGTGTACTATATAttacatcaaatatatatatttgaaataccaTAAAtcttatagatgtatatataaatattaaaaatatatttgaatggtCAGGCTTTGGAGATACATATGTTCATATAGGTATATATTAATACACagatataagtatataaatatatatataggatatatatatatatatatacatatatatacacataagctTTActgttaagtgacttgcctggcATTGTTAGATTAGTAAGCAGTGGAATCAGAACTGAATCCCAGGTTTTTAACTGCAAATGCGGAAATTTTGCAGTATACAGTCATCAAAAACACCTAGTAAATctgggaaacaaaaaagaaaaagaaaaccactagaacttatttttttctgatttagtaAAGTTACAAGTAACATCTATTAATACCCACTGTTAATCCAGTTAATTTCTGTCACAGTTATTGAAGTTGTGGTTACTTTTGTTAGAGTGGTTACAAAGTGCTTGCTACGCTAGGATGTTGGTCAAAATGGGAAGTTTTTTCATAGAGGTTTGTCTTCTTGCTTAAGAAAACTAAATCCAAATCAGATACTGACCAGTACATACATTTTCCCTCcattttagattttcttccatttgtatGTGGTGATTGTTCAGGAATATTTTGGTAAGTTAAGTTTTTATGCAGGATTTGGGAGTAACTTTAGTGTTTAATAATATGGAGTTGTTTCTGaaaagtagaatgatttaaaataattattactttagCCATTGATTATTGATATTCAGTAAAGTAATAGGCTCTGATTACTTCTTTGTATATGTGACTAATTCTTGAACTTCCAAAAGTGGGTTTatgtatttgaattttatattaagttacattttagtcttttaattacaaggagaaaataatattcaCAATATAAAGATTATGGTAAAAATCTAGCTATAATTATTActctttaattaataaaataaaaagagcccAACCTATAAATGCCTGAAAACAGGAATCACAGCATTTGAATACGTCACATACCAAGTAAAGCCTGGGAATTAACCAAGAATTTTGGAAAATGAGTTTACCTTACAATTAAACTGTAAAATGTCAAGCATTTAATTTATGAAATAGAGCACTGAACAAATAAATTCTTTTCAGACTGTAATTCAGAATGATTTCTTGGaagtaaataaaagtaatatatgtttttaaattattcagaATTAGAGCACTCTTCATGTTTTGCTACTGATgatctttgagaaataaaaataactgaaaaatttgtttatattttcatgtacCTAAAGCATTCAAAGTCAGTGTAATTTAGGGTGATGAATTGTTTTTACTCATACTGAAGTGgaacatttgtgttttaaaacttttgagaCTATAGATGCTCCATCTTTACCTGAcatttcagtttttcctcataTTCCAAGTTATTAACACATAATGCTATTAAGCATAATGTGTCTTAAGAATACTGAACATTAAGATACCACAAATTACTGCCGTTATCTTTAAgtatgttatttaaataaatgtttattgttattttttaagccTTGAACACAGAAGCAAGGAGTCTCATGGTTGTCCTGAGGtatgttaatatttttccaatctgataaaaatgtatttatatttatgtattttcattcaGAATTTGATTTGATTTAAAGCCAGTCAGTGGCACAGAGATTAAAGTCTGGCATACTAAACTGATTATGTAAAGAGTCTTTtgcttcatttatattatttttctgtttgaaagaaaaattgttttacttggtatttgaaaatttttatcctATTTCTTATTCCTCAACATTTCTGTTTAGGTAGCCCACTTACAGCATAAggctatatatttatttgtttgtacgTTTTGTTATGTTTCAAGACGAAGTTTCggtcttgtcgcccaggctggagtgcaatgggaggatctcagttcactgccacctctacctcctgtgttcaagcgattcttctgcctcagctccccaagtagctgcgcgtataggcatgagccacgacgccaaactaattgttgtatttttagtagagatggggtttcactatgttggccaggctggtcttgagggaatttttttttttttccagcttcatgagggggcatagttttaagtgCAAGAACTTTCTAGTGCCATGCcctccttccatttttttctatctgggagatttaacggtttatgtttaaattttgctggtgcaggaagaaactaaaagttaaTTGccccagcagaagtttaaaggaactcttcaTTGGCCAAAGGAAtttgggaaggtgggaatttctTCTATGATAAATTCCCCTGTTCCTTTACTACACTGTATTTCCGAAAATCAACGCCCCTATTccaacaaaagttaaaatttccTGTTCAGAAGGGggaatgagggaatgtgttctatTTCCGGGTCCATGAAGaggtgtagttttaagggcaagaacgtCCCAGCGCCATGCCCACCTCCTaactctctccatccgggaggtTTAACAGTTTATGTTTCAATTTCACGGGcacgggaagaaactaaaagtcagtcactccagcagaagtttaaaggaacatCTTTCATTGGCCAAAGGAACTTGGGAaagtgggaatttctcccaggataaattccctgctccttcacccacgcCAGATTTCCAACTCTCTTAAATCCCTTCGcacatggtgggagctccctctgggatttcccctctggaatcccctttcACACTCTTCctggaagtctttctcttcttttcctttccttatcttttctctacctaaataaaatcaccttcctgcaacacttcttgggtccAGTATTTACTTTTACAAGCATATGGCGCACCTGCAGTGGTCCCAATGCTTATTCCTTCAAAGGTTGAAGGTGAAGAACCCACAGCCTTCTCCTAGCTCAGGAGCTGTGCCTCGCCAACACCCAAAAAAACACCTGGttacagtctcaaactcctgaccttgggtgatccacctgcctcggcctgccaaagtgctgggattacatgtctgagccaccgctcctggccaaggctatctatttataaatatacactGAAGTGAATGTCCTCCTTATATATTCCCTCCAGTTCACTGTGTTCTTTACTGTGGTGTTCATTTTCATTGATGCCTTCTGACAGGATCTGTGGTAGTAAATCATTCTGGTTCAGTAAGCCTAAGACCACCAGGAACAAATCTATAGTCTAATAAAATTCCTACCCTAATTTTTCACAAATCATAATTTAAGAAAGATCTGGCAGATAGAAGTCAAAATATTACCCCTATTACTGGTAAGGATAAGTTGAATGATAAAGCTCAGCATACAGCCAAATGGGTTTGCAAAGAAAATCCAGAATTAAGCAGACTTGCCCAGCAGTCATGGCAGTATTGGATCAAGTTAGGCTTTCTCCCTGAAGGTAGTTCAATtccaagaggaagagagaaagctaAGCCCACCATGTCCAATGTGCTCTACACTTTTCAGTGAACATTTATTCCTGCCCATCATTTACCAAGTGCTTTACCAAGGATTTTCACATCTGTTCTCTCAGTTATAGAAACTAAAGTTACAGGAGGTTCTGTTGAAATCTGATTCTTTCAAGTCTAAATGATAAGTCAAAATCGGACTCTTTGAAGTTTACATGAACTATTTGAGGAACATTAAAATTAATTGGAGGAAATATTTAGTCATACAATAAAACTTACTGATGTTTCTTATAGTTTTTAAATCtatcctgtgttttctttttcttaggataTAATTTGATTTCTCTGAATGTCTCTCAGTTAATTAGATCTCATTAATTAAATACTGAAATATCATTAGACCACTGCAACAAGTTCAAAAAGATACTTACTTCCAACAAGATGTGACTATTACTTATAAACAGGAATTCACTTTGGTTGTAGTTTTCAAGCATTTATTTCCCTAAGTTTACTCATCTTTAGAAACCTGGTTTCTTAATGAATAACCTGACTGAtctagatctttttttcttttttttagtctttCAAAATCTTTTCTTCCTGTAATGGAGTATTTGCTGGTAATGACAATATAAAATAAGGCATAGAGAATAATATATGATTATGAAAGTTGTCTTTAACCTTTTAtctcatgaataaataaataatttttaagtgttttattctCTGAGTTAAGTGTTTCATCCCCTAAAATTAGTGTGGAAAGTAGGTTGACTAGCCATTTGAGGGTTGATGAGATAATTACCTGAGCATGTTATAGGGGCGTCTTTGTATGAGACTGTTACAAAGCAGGTTAATATTGTAGAGAGTAATTAAATAGTCATTTTAACTTGACTTAGAAGATAAATATACCACAGTAGGAAAATTGTGAAAATGTAGAACAGTCAGCATAGTAATCATTTGTCACACAAAACATTCATTATGATCTTTATGTGAGAGTAGGTAATTTGCTCTAATAagtttaagcaaaaataatatgAATGCTGCCTTCTAGAATAGACACATTGATTTAGTTTAGGCCTGAAATATAATGCATTTCCTCCATTTTGCACTTTCAGGTGACTGTAAGCAATGAGAGACTAAAGACAGATCAACATACATCTTACCCGTGCTCATTCAAAGACTGTGCTGAAAGAGAACTTGTGGCAGTTATATGTCCTTATTGTGAGAAGAATTTTTGCCTGAGGTAATCACTTAACTGTTCACACTTTGTATATCTGTTTAAGtcatatacaaatacatgaacTAGTGTCACTTTTCTGTTGCTCATAGACACCGTCATCAGTCAGATCATGAATGTGAAAAACTGGAAATCCCGAAGCCTCACATGGCTGCCACTCAGAAACTTGTTAAAGACATTATTGGTAAATATCTagaaagccccctttttttttttgctttcctagTTCCAGAGCTCCTGCTTTTTATGTCTGCTTTTCAGTTATGGGAGGCATCATTAATAGCCCCAGAGGTATTTGTATTAACTTGTATTTTGATGATATTCTTGTGACAGTATTTCTTACAAGGTCTACCTGaccaataaaaatgtgaaaatgatttGGAAGTACTCTACCATAAATATTTATCTGTTTTGCCGAGCCACCTAGATTAGCTAGTTAACCATCTAGGCTAGAAGTGGTATTCATGAGATTAAAGTAGTCAGTTACTTTCTCTATAGACTAAACTCTTAAGCCTAGTCAGCTGTGCTGTGAATGCTACTGATTATAAGAGATGCCAGGAAAGAATGTATCTGTGATGTAAATCAGTCTCTGTTAGTATGTTAGTTCAGAATTTTAATCTCATATTAAAGATAGTACCTTTATTAAAATCTTGCATAACCAATTCTTAAAGTTGTCTGTAGAAGCATTAATGACTGCTTTAGGTTAACTAGGCTTAAGTTGGAAAGAAGCACATTTTAGTGAATTTTTTGATGTGGAGATAGCTTGGATTAATCTCAATGATATTTTTGCATTGACCATGTAAATATAAAACCTGTACAATGAATGTGGTTTCTGTATATCTCTcttgtgtgtaattttttt
It includes:
- the ZFAND1 gene encoding AN1-type zinc finger protein 1 isoform X2, which encodes MAELDIGQHCQVEHCRQRGDRRAPSPHPRPRETGAPLWLRGWWRRIFFHLYVVIVQEYFALNTEARSLMVVLSLSKSFLPVMEYLLVTVSNERLKTDQHTSYPCSFKDCAERELVAVICPYCEKNFCLRHRHQSDHECEKLEIPKPHMAATQKLVKDIIDSKTGETASKRRKGAKNSETAAKVALMKLKMHADGDKSLPQTERIYFQVFLPKGSKEKSKPMFFCHRWSIGKAIDFAASLASLKNDNNKLTAKKLRLCHITSGEALPLDHTLETWIAKEDCPLYNGGNIILEYLNDEEQFCKNVESYLE
- the ZFAND1 gene encoding AN1-type zinc finger protein 1 isoform X7, whose translation is MAELDIGQHCQVEHCRQRGDRRAPSPHPRPRETGAPLWLRGWWRRIFFHLYVVIVQEYFALNTEARSLMVVLSLSKSFLPVMEYLLVTVSNERLKTDQHTSYPCSFKDCAERELVAVICPYCEKNFCLRHRHQSDHECEKLEIPKPHMAATQKLVKDIIDSKTGETASKRRKGAKNSETAAKVALMKLKMHADGDKSLPQMEFRSCCPVWSAIVQSQPTASSASRLQVILLSQPPE